One genomic window of Cystobacter fuscus DSM 2262 includes the following:
- a CDS encoding MG2 domain-containing protein, translating into MKSIARIAALAALVSAGVAAAKPLYITVPRAYGSHEPVAVEVAFESKGPVELRVLKPDNLQAFIRAQGDIRRAYETPPTLANPGNALSRGLNATRSPGTFLLNALGNDFREAVAPRLPARPPPPPGQSLARVAEGARKLVGVPAGFTAVRSQWLNLDLGGTDSEFSVPGFDTSFYNSGFQERRVTLAPLPTGTYLVQLVQGRVEGQVVLVVTDLTVQLKQTDGQVLVRVAGRDQRPRVGAQVQVYLPNGKGPTGTTDAQGEVRLPVQEPRIIATATADGDTALVDTDFYSSLAVAPDVFIYSDRPIYKPGDEVRFRGLVRQPDSYLARLFTPRRRDVAVKLVSAEGREVKTQARVDEFGAFNGNVKVPEDLGTGVLRVTAELDSQPHQGEARVQDYVKPTFYLELRPESETVVPGQSIKATVQARRYDGAVPPETRYEVFLYRTLLDAPAWVDDAGLGGQGSAVTYGSASTMEGKLSVPERLYSTVAQREVEEDPWASAATFDAEGNAVIEIPVPALKPGEERLPYRYTLTVRARDDQKTFANASSAFFLSKVEVLGSARYSAAVVKKGGEAVLSVRATTLSGKPYGTTPGEVEFVLRRADGEEKSLGKRSFTTGPDGTAREKVPTPDAGAVLARVTVKDKGGETWTGEEQLLVIGAESEPVAQVPTLTLAALASTLSPGDTAQLVGLLPQGWGPNGTEGGPVWVTLTGAGVYGTKLLELKGRTLVYDFEVEKRFGSAVYASVAYPTAAGGWEERTVGFRIVPAERTLSVSLQPRRAEATPLTEQVLDIRVTNHEGVGVVSQVSVGVVDKAVYAIQSEFRPKVLDFFYPPGRDNVATFVSAEFQGYGYGEAIARKLSGLPDHAFASIKPPTRQAKDLERDTAFWSPSVVTDRDGRATVRFKLPSNQTLWVVTGVAADTSGRFGEGTAEFATRGGLALYAALPQFLRQGDEARASVRLSAGEKSPDSQQLNVRLVASGVLDAAEDQRKVQLAKGAEQVLPLQLKTKGAGMAQLAVEVTGGKEPLRDRHVLDVRPAVLEEPVKVSKWGGGELSLPAAASATVADVELVLQPSIVDAALANVRELLTYPYGCLEQLVSTTVPNVALYQTLKKAGALESLDTDSQGLLAEARSRAVQGTARILDMGVKGGGFTWFSGYNQADLPMTLIALDGLAYAVDAGLVDRNDPRITESLRWLEAQEGLPFEWDATRAWVLARMDGERQAARVRALVEAAPPGDLYPLAMAVLAAEKAGVMKEPALKGRIDALVAQSNEGFVTLAKLPAQSEAMWRYPLRRVGLTAILAHAASFGNLDVAKARRRLLEALSEPGLSTFDRSTALLHSLWLVERDAKEFRKLPPPEVKGTKSPVRFSPRGMGLVAVLEPGTRGVQVADFQGVASLRGTAATPLADVKPMAEGMSLTRAYYVLRESGKVRLEPGTSLNQGEVVYVELTLDARGENRNRSAYYVVEDAVPAGFVPLIEDKEYRAAPHELPLAPEALKRRSLSPQRATFFFEEPAWWSDSPRTVGYVMRAQFVGSFSAPPAVIEDMYVTSIRGRTGTDVLKVAPSQTDVGPGGG; encoded by the coding sequence ATGAAGTCCATCGCTCGCATCGCGGCCCTGGCCGCGCTGGTGTCCGCCGGGGTGGCCGCGGCCAAGCCCCTCTACATCACCGTGCCCCGGGCCTACGGCAGCCACGAGCCGGTCGCCGTGGAGGTGGCCTTCGAGAGCAAGGGGCCCGTGGAGCTGCGGGTGCTCAAGCCCGACAACCTCCAGGCCTTCATCCGCGCGCAGGGCGACATCCGCCGCGCGTACGAGACGCCGCCCACGCTCGCCAATCCGGGCAACGCGCTCAGCCGCGGCCTCAATGCCACGCGCTCCCCGGGCACCTTCCTGCTCAACGCGCTCGGCAACGACTTCCGCGAGGCGGTGGCGCCTCGTCTGCCCGCGCGGCCTCCTCCGCCTCCGGGTCAGTCGCTGGCCCGCGTGGCCGAGGGCGCGCGCAAGCTCGTGGGCGTGCCCGCCGGCTTCACCGCGGTGCGCAGCCAGTGGCTGAACCTGGACCTGGGCGGCACGGATTCCGAGTTCAGCGTGCCGGGCTTCGACACCTCCTTCTACAACAGTGGTTTCCAGGAGCGCCGCGTGACGCTCGCGCCCCTGCCGACCGGCACGTACCTGGTCCAGCTCGTCCAGGGCCGCGTGGAGGGGCAGGTGGTGCTCGTCGTCACGGATCTCACCGTGCAGCTCAAGCAGACGGATGGCCAGGTGCTGGTGCGCGTGGCGGGGAGGGATCAGCGGCCCCGCGTGGGCGCCCAGGTGCAGGTGTACCTGCCCAACGGCAAGGGCCCCACGGGCACCACGGACGCGCAAGGCGAGGTGCGGCTGCCCGTGCAGGAGCCGCGCATCATCGCCACCGCCACGGCCGACGGGGACACGGCGCTCGTGGACACGGACTTCTACTCGTCGCTCGCGGTGGCGCCCGACGTGTTCATCTACAGCGACCGGCCCATCTACAAGCCGGGGGACGAGGTGCGCTTCCGCGGGCTCGTGCGCCAGCCGGACAGCTACCTCGCGCGCCTGTTCACGCCCCGCCGCCGCGACGTGGCGGTGAAGCTCGTGTCGGCCGAGGGCCGCGAGGTGAAGACGCAGGCCCGGGTGGACGAGTTCGGCGCCTTCAACGGCAACGTGAAGGTGCCCGAGGACCTGGGCACCGGCGTGCTGCGCGTCACGGCCGAGCTGGACAGCCAGCCGCACCAGGGCGAGGCGCGCGTGCAGGACTACGTGAAGCCCACCTTCTACCTGGAGCTGCGGCCGGAGTCGGAGACGGTGGTGCCGGGCCAGTCCATCAAGGCCACGGTGCAGGCGCGCCGGTATGACGGGGCCGTGCCTCCGGAGACGCGCTACGAGGTGTTCCTCTACCGCACGCTGCTGGACGCGCCGGCCTGGGTGGATGACGCGGGCCTGGGCGGGCAGGGCAGCGCGGTGACGTACGGGAGCGCCTCCACCATGGAGGGCAAGCTGAGCGTGCCCGAGCGCCTGTACTCCACGGTGGCCCAGCGCGAGGTGGAGGAGGACCCGTGGGCGAGCGCCGCGACGTTCGACGCCGAGGGCAACGCGGTGATTGAAATTCCCGTGCCCGCGCTCAAGCCGGGCGAGGAGCGCCTGCCCTACCGCTACACCCTCACGGTGCGCGCGCGGGATGACCAGAAGACGTTCGCCAACGCGAGCTCCGCCTTCTTCCTGTCCAAGGTGGAGGTGCTGGGCAGCGCGCGCTACTCGGCGGCGGTGGTGAAGAAGGGCGGCGAGGCGGTGCTGAGCGTGCGCGCCACCACGTTGTCCGGCAAGCCCTACGGCACCACGCCGGGCGAGGTGGAGTTCGTGCTGCGCCGCGCGGATGGCGAGGAGAAGAGCCTGGGCAAGAGGAGCTTCACCACGGGGCCGGATGGCACGGCGCGCGAGAAGGTGCCCACCCCGGACGCGGGCGCGGTGCTGGCGCGCGTCACGGTGAAGGACAAGGGCGGCGAGACGTGGACGGGCGAGGAGCAACTGCTCGTCATCGGCGCGGAGAGCGAGCCGGTGGCGCAGGTGCCCACGCTGACGCTGGCGGCGCTCGCGAGCACGTTGTCGCCGGGCGACACGGCGCAGCTCGTGGGCCTGTTGCCCCAGGGCTGGGGCCCCAACGGCACGGAGGGCGGCCCGGTGTGGGTGACGCTCACGGGCGCGGGGGTGTACGGCACGAAGCTCCTCGAGCTGAAGGGCCGCACGCTCGTGTACGACTTCGAGGTGGAGAAGCGCTTTGGCAGCGCGGTGTACGCGTCGGTGGCGTACCCCACGGCGGCGGGCGGCTGGGAGGAGCGCACGGTGGGCTTCCGCATCGTCCCCGCCGAGCGCACGCTGAGCGTGTCGTTGCAGCCCCGGCGCGCCGAGGCCACGCCCCTCACCGAGCAGGTCCTCGACATCCGGGTGACGAACCACGAGGGAGTGGGCGTGGTGTCGCAGGTATCCGTGGGCGTGGTGGACAAGGCCGTCTACGCCATCCAGAGCGAGTTCCGTCCCAAGGTGCTCGACTTCTTCTACCCGCCGGGCCGCGACAACGTGGCCACCTTCGTGTCCGCCGAGTTCCAGGGCTACGGCTACGGCGAGGCCATCGCCCGCAAGCTCTCGGGGCTGCCGGACCATGCCTTCGCCTCCATCAAGCCGCCCACGCGCCAGGCGAAGGATCTGGAGCGCGACACGGCCTTCTGGAGCCCCTCGGTCGTCACGGACCGGGACGGACGGGCCACGGTGCGCTTCAAGCTGCCCTCCAACCAGACACTCTGGGTGGTGACGGGCGTGGCGGCGGACACCTCGGGCCGCTTCGGCGAGGGCACGGCGGAGTTCGCCACGCGCGGCGGGCTCGCCCTGTACGCGGCGCTGCCCCAGTTCCTCCGCCAGGGAGACGAGGCGCGCGCGTCGGTGCGCCTGTCGGCGGGGGAGAAGTCCCCGGACAGCCAGCAGTTGAACGTGCGGCTCGTGGCGTCGGGCGTGCTCGACGCCGCCGAGGACCAGCGCAAGGTGCAGCTCGCCAAGGGGGCGGAGCAGGTGCTGCCCCTCCAGCTCAAGACGAAGGGCGCGGGCATGGCGCAGCTCGCGGTGGAGGTGACGGGGGGCAAGGAGCCGCTGAGGGACAGGCACGTGCTGGACGTGCGCCCGGCGGTGCTCGAGGAGCCGGTGAAGGTGTCGAAGTGGGGCGGCGGCGAGCTGTCCCTGCCCGCGGCGGCGAGCGCGACGGTGGCGGACGTGGAGCTGGTGTTGCAGCCCTCGATCGTGGACGCGGCGCTCGCCAACGTGCGCGAGCTGCTCACCTACCCGTATGGGTGCCTGGAGCAGCTCGTGTCCACCACGGTGCCCAACGTGGCGCTGTACCAGACGCTCAAGAAGGCGGGCGCGCTGGAGTCGCTCGACACGGACAGCCAGGGCCTGCTCGCCGAGGCGCGCAGCCGCGCGGTGCAGGGCACGGCGCGCATCCTGGACATGGGCGTCAAGGGCGGCGGCTTCACCTGGTTCAGCGGCTACAACCAGGCGGACCTGCCCATGACGCTCATCGCGCTGGACGGGCTCGCGTACGCGGTGGATGCGGGGCTCGTGGACCGCAACGATCCGCGCATCACCGAGAGCCTGCGCTGGCTGGAGGCCCAGGAAGGGCTGCCCTTCGAGTGGGACGCCACGCGGGCGTGGGTGCTGGCGCGCATGGATGGCGAGCGGCAGGCGGCCCGGGTGCGCGCGCTGGTGGAGGCCGCGCCGCCGGGAGACCTCTACCCGCTGGCGATGGCGGTGCTGGCGGCGGAGAAGGCGGGGGTGATGAAGGAGCCCGCGCTCAAGGGCCGCATCGACGCGCTGGTGGCCCAGAGCAACGAGGGCTTCGTCACGCTGGCGAAGCTGCCCGCGCAGAGCGAGGCGATGTGGCGCTATCCGCTGCGCCGGGTGGGCCTCACGGCGATCCTCGCCCACGCGGCGTCCTTCGGGAATCTGGACGTGGCCAAGGCGCGCCGGCGGCTGCTGGAGGCGCTGTCGGAGCCGGGGCTGTCCACCTTCGACAGGAGCACGGCGCTGCTGCACTCGCTGTGGCTCGTCGAGCGGGACGCGAAGGAGTTCCGCAAGCTGCCGCCGCCCGAGGTGAAGGGGACGAAGAGCCCGGTGCGCTTCAGCCCGCGGGGAATGGGGCTGGTGGCGGTGCTGGAGCCGGGCACGCGCGGCGTGCAGGTGGCGGACTTCCAGGGCGTGGCGAGCCTGCGGGGCACGGCGGCCACGCCGCTCGCGGACGTCAAGCCCATGGCCGAGGGCATGAGCCTCACGCGCGCCTATTACGTCCTGCGCGAGAGCGGCAAGGTGCGGCTCGAGCCGGGCACTTCGCTCAACCAGGGCGAGGTGGTGTACGTGGAGCTGACGCTGGACGCGCGGGGGGAGAACCGCAACCGCTCGGCGTATTACGTGGTGGAGGACGCGGTACCGGCGGGCTTCGTGCCGCTCATTGAGGACAAGGAGTACCGGGCGGCTCCGCACGAGCTGCCGCTGGCCCCCGAGGCGCTCAAGCGCCGCTCGCTCAGCCCCCAGCGCGCCACGTTCTTCTTCGAGGAGCCGGCGTGGTGGAGCGACAGTCCGCGCACGGTGGGGTACGTGATGCGGGCGCAGTTCGTGGGCAGCTTCTCCGCGCCGCCCGCCGTCATCGAGGACATGTACGTCACGAGCATCCGCGGCCGCACGGGCACGGACGTGCTGAAGGTGGCGCCCTCGCAGACGGACGTGGGGCCGGGCGGAGGGTGA
- a CDS encoding DUF1175 family protein, translating to MLSLLLLLSLHAAPASADEAPLRREVARVAIAQVRQMDPAWHPAQRDCAGLVRFVFRSAYRRWRPERLATPLWRDDRGAPGDFADAETLLARSFVPLGRDEATRESLRTGDVVAFRLERDAGPVFHLMLVVRPEDKAHAPTRVVYHPGEPGAAVRTGVLQSLVTEAPLEWRPVPQNTAFLGFFRFKEWTR from the coding sequence ATGCTCTCCCTGCTCCTGCTCCTGTCGCTCCACGCTGCGCCCGCCAGCGCCGACGAGGCCCCGCTGCGCCGCGAGGTGGCTCGCGTGGCGATCGCCCAGGTGCGCCAGATGGACCCCGCCTGGCACCCGGCGCAGCGCGATTGCGCGGGCCTGGTGCGCTTCGTCTTCCGCAGCGCCTACCGGCGCTGGCGCCCCGAGCGGCTCGCCACGCCCCTGTGGCGCGATGACCGGGGTGCGCCGGGTGACTTCGCGGACGCCGAGACGCTGCTCGCCCGGTCCTTCGTGCCGCTCGGCCGGGACGAGGCCACGCGCGAGTCCCTGCGCACCGGGGACGTGGTGGCCTTCCGCCTGGAGCGCGACGCGGGCCCCGTCTTCCACCTGATGCTCGTGGTGCGCCCCGAGGACAAGGCGCATGCCCCCACGCGCGTCGTCTATCATCCGGGGGAACCGGGCGCCGCGGTGCGCACCGGCGTCCTCCAGTCGCTCGTCACCGAGGCGCCCCTGGAGTGGCGTCCGGTGCCCCAGAACACCGCCTTCCTCGGCTTCTTCCGCTTCAAGGAGTGGACACGATGA
- a CDS encoding DUF2135 domain-containing protein has translation MLSVLLAVLLTQAPPAPPRQQGVPIGKGKTPPTVRLTAPSGGWTVDRMLLVEGTVSDTTIDPVVLSINGDRYLMRTFGGRFRRKFPAASGKNVVTVMATNQGGTTRAQATSYAQIPPVPLKAILTSDTEGVYTDLHIYEPTQDSVTPGKDGKGARLDLRKMAHVYWANTESPSGGTFFLNEQGESSFDDPAYGPYLYVHRAPPQGLYLIATNYWPSGDKAHTVATLNVALYEGTPQEVRRMVRIPLATPGSTRVLAWVNVLGEGKAEVYVPGQGPVPKSPAWPVNLEDAVKTLTQGGGSDEGGGEGEGE, from the coding sequence ATGCTGTCCGTCCTCCTGGCCGTGTTGCTCACCCAGGCCCCGCCCGCGCCGCCGCGGCAGCAGGGCGTCCCCATCGGAAAGGGCAAGACGCCCCCCACGGTGCGCCTCACCGCTCCCTCGGGCGGTTGGACGGTGGACCGGATGCTGCTCGTGGAGGGAACGGTGAGTGACACCACCATCGATCCGGTGGTGCTCTCCATCAACGGCGACCGCTACCTGATGCGCACCTTCGGGGGGCGCTTCCGGCGCAAGTTCCCCGCCGCCAGCGGCAAGAACGTCGTCACGGTGATGGCCACCAACCAGGGCGGCACCACGCGCGCCCAGGCCACCAGCTACGCGCAGATTCCCCCCGTGCCCCTCAAGGCCATCCTCACCAGCGACACCGAGGGCGTCTACACGGACCTGCACATCTACGAGCCCACCCAGGACAGCGTCACCCCGGGCAAGGACGGCAAGGGCGCGCGGTTGGATCTGCGCAAGATGGCGCACGTGTACTGGGCCAACACCGAGAGCCCCAGCGGAGGCACCTTCTTTCTCAACGAGCAGGGCGAGTCGTCCTTCGACGATCCCGCCTACGGCCCCTACCTCTACGTGCACCGGGCCCCGCCCCAGGGCCTCTACCTCATCGCCACCAACTACTGGCCCAGCGGCGACAAGGCCCACACCGTGGCCACGCTCAACGTGGCGCTCTACGAGGGCACGCCCCAGGAGGTGCGCCGCATGGTGCGCATCCCGCTCGCCACGCCCGGCTCCACGCGGGTGCTCGCGTGGGTGAACGTGCTGGGCGAGGGCAAGGCCGAGGTGTACGTGCCCGGCCAGGGCCCGGTCCCCAAGTCCCCCGCGTGGCCCGTCAACCTGGAGGACGCCGTCAAGACGCTCACCCAGGGCGGCGGCTCGGATGAGGGCGGCGGCGAAGGCGAAGGCGAGTGA
- a CDS encoding SET domain-containing protein-lysine N-methyltransferase, with the protein MQVVPQTSSVGFREIPGKGRGVVALRGFAPGEAVEVVPAIIIPKKDLPVPLSGTVFDRYLLYWSDEPGREFAIAGGLLMLYNHSARPNVKLKDGPLPNTFLVEALRRIDPGEELTFDYNCELGFQPI; encoded by the coding sequence ATGCAAGTCGTGCCTCAAACCAGCAGCGTGGGGTTCCGGGAGATCCCGGGCAAGGGCCGTGGTGTGGTGGCGCTGCGTGGTTTCGCCCCGGGCGAGGCGGTGGAAGTGGTGCCGGCGATCATCATCCCCAAGAAGGACCTGCCCGTGCCGCTGAGTGGGACGGTGTTCGATCGCTACCTGCTGTACTGGAGCGACGAGCCCGGCCGGGAGTTCGCCATCGCGGGGGGGCTGCTCATGCTCTACAACCACTCGGCCCGGCCCAACGTCAAACTCAAGGACGGCCCGCTGCCGAACACGTTCCTGGTGGAGGCCCTGAGGCGAATCGACCCTGGAGAAGAGCTGACGTTCGACTACAATTGCGAACTGGGGTTCCAGCCGATCTGA
- the mtgA gene encoding monofunctional biosynthetic peptidoglycan transglycosylase produces MKVKQQGPPSGRTKTSKTSPGNKTPKPSKAPKAASSGGLKWPGRILGALFLGLVVFVSYEYARLPDAEPLLKQNPKTTALIEQRAEEARAANQKPRRRQTWVGLSNVSKHAIAAVVLSEDASFFLHEGVDTKELENALDDAIRQGKLGRGASTITQQLAKNLWLSTDRSLLRKAKELVLTRRLEKALPKRRILALYLNVVEWGNGVYGIEAGAREHFGVSAAELSPAQGALLASMLPAPRRRSPASGSPALKKRAHWVIEQMQGVKRLDAQQAAAAHAEIDALMGGKKADEAGDDEET; encoded by the coding sequence ATGAAGGTGAAGCAGCAGGGCCCCCCGTCGGGCCGGACGAAGACGAGCAAGACGTCCCCTGGGAACAAGACACCCAAGCCCTCCAAGGCGCCCAAGGCGGCCTCCTCCGGGGGCCTGAAGTGGCCGGGCCGGATCCTGGGCGCGCTGTTCCTGGGGCTCGTGGTGTTCGTGTCCTACGAATACGCGCGCCTTCCAGACGCCGAGCCGCTGCTCAAGCAGAACCCGAAGACGACGGCCCTCATCGAGCAGCGTGCCGAGGAGGCGCGCGCGGCCAACCAGAAGCCCCGGCGCAGGCAGACCTGGGTGGGCCTGTCCAACGTGTCCAAGCACGCCATCGCCGCGGTGGTGCTCTCCGAGGACGCGAGCTTCTTCCTCCATGAAGGTGTGGACACCAAGGAGTTGGAGAACGCCCTGGACGATGCGATCCGCCAGGGGAAGCTGGGGCGGGGGGCCTCCACCATCACCCAGCAGCTGGCCAAGAACCTGTGGCTGTCCACGGACCGCAGCCTCTTGCGCAAGGCGAAGGAGCTGGTGCTCACGCGGCGGCTGGAGAAGGCGCTGCCCAAGCGCCGCATCCTCGCGCTCTACCTGAACGTGGTGGAGTGGGGGAATGGGGTGTACGGAATCGAGGCGGGAGCCCGGGAGCACTTCGGGGTCTCCGCCGCGGAGCTCAGCCCGGCGCAGGGCGCCCTGCTCGCGTCCATGCTGCCCGCGCCCCGGCGGCGCTCGCCGGCCTCGGGCTCGCCGGCCCTCAAGAAGCGGGCCCACTGGGTCATCGAGCAGATGCAGGGGGTGAAGCGGCTCGATGCGCAGCAGGCCGCCGCCGCGCACGCGGAGATCGACGCGCTGATGGGTGGCAAGAAGGCGGACGAGGCCGGGGACGACGAGGAGACGTGA
- the msrA gene encoding peptide-methionine (S)-S-oxide reductase MsrA, producing MWQLLNPHKQKLPSPAEALPGRSTRMKVPARHHVNGTPLEGPLPEGMQEAVFGLGCFWGAERKFWQTPGVYSSSVGYAGGLTPNPTYEEVCSGRTGHTEVVRVVFDPRKLSFEALLKVFWESHDPTQGMRQGNDTGTQYRSAIYWTTEEQRRQVEASLAAYQKVLGQAGYGPITTEVRQAPEYYYAEDYHQQYLAKNPNGYCGLGGTGVSCPVGVVAAS from the coding sequence ATGTGGCAACTCCTCAATCCCCACAAGCAGAAGCTCCCCAGCCCGGCGGAGGCCCTTCCGGGCCGTTCCACCCGGATGAAGGTTCCCGCCCGGCACCACGTCAACGGCACCCCCCTCGAGGGGCCCCTCCCCGAGGGCATGCAGGAGGCCGTCTTCGGCCTGGGCTGCTTCTGGGGAGCCGAGCGCAAGTTCTGGCAGACCCCGGGCGTCTACTCCTCGTCCGTGGGCTACGCCGGAGGCCTGACGCCCAACCCCACCTATGAGGAGGTGTGCTCGGGTCGTACCGGTCATACCGAAGTGGTCCGCGTGGTGTTCGATCCCCGCAAGCTCTCCTTCGAGGCGCTCCTGAAGGTCTTCTGGGAGAGCCACGATCCCACCCAGGGCATGCGCCAGGGCAACGACACGGGCACCCAATACCGCTCGGCCATCTACTGGACCACCGAGGAGCAGCGCCGGCAGGTGGAGGCCTCGCTCGCGGCGTACCAGAAGGTGCTCGGCCAGGCGGGCTACGGGCCCATCACCACGGAAGTGCGCCAGGCGCCCGAGTACTACTACGCCGAGGACTACCACCAGCAGTACCTGGCGAAGAACCCGAACGGGTACTGCGGCCTGGGTGGCACGGGCGTGAGCTGCCCGGTGGGCGTGGTGGCCGCATCGTAG
- a CDS encoding ABC transporter permease, with protein MLRRFRASWLAATDNLRLAVGTFLGNPLRSLLTLLGIVIGVMTVITMMALIEGLRLKVNKDLSQLGANTFQVSKWPVGFGRVNWRKYAMRKNMTLEDVRAILETCPSVLQVSASDSEGGQKLSTANMETRPSVDVTGATPEYLETSGISIASGRFFGPVDEVDGRQVVVVGMDVVDALYPGMNPIGQQLRIKGRPFTVVGVTQRRGSFLGMVSMDNEVFVPLRVYKLLYGAGGSLQLSVQATTPELLSKAQEEVSNLMRRRREVAPLEPNDFELHTNESMTQTFNSLSQVITIASFGVCLLSLVVGGIGILNIMLVSVTERTKEIGIRKALGARKARILGQFATEAVMMALLGGAIGVGLGFGLAFLVRWVLGFNTVVPAWAVFLSLGMSSGVGLIFGIYPAARAARLDPVEAMRSE; from the coding sequence ATGCTCCGACGCTTCCGCGCCTCCTGGCTCGCGGCCACCGACAACCTGCGGCTCGCCGTGGGCACCTTCCTGGGCAACCCCCTGCGCTCGCTGCTCACGCTGCTGGGCATCGTCATCGGCGTCATGACGGTCATCACCATGATGGCGCTCATCGAGGGGCTGCGCCTCAAGGTGAACAAGGACCTGTCCCAGCTGGGCGCCAACACCTTCCAGGTGAGCAAGTGGCCGGTGGGCTTCGGCCGGGTGAACTGGCGCAAGTACGCCATGCGCAAGAACATGACGCTCGAGGACGTGCGCGCCATCCTGGAGACGTGTCCCTCGGTGCTCCAGGTGTCCGCGTCGGACAGCGAGGGGGGGCAGAAGCTGTCCACGGCGAACATGGAGACGCGGCCCTCGGTGGACGTCACCGGCGCCACCCCCGAGTACCTGGAGACGAGCGGCATCAGCATCGCCTCGGGGCGCTTCTTCGGCCCGGTGGACGAGGTGGATGGGCGCCAGGTGGTGGTGGTGGGCATGGACGTGGTGGACGCGCTCTACCCGGGCATGAATCCCATCGGCCAGCAGCTGCGCATCAAGGGCCGGCCCTTCACCGTGGTGGGCGTCACCCAGCGGCGCGGCAGCTTCCTGGGCATGGTGAGCATGGACAACGAGGTCTTCGTGCCCCTGCGCGTCTACAAGCTGCTCTATGGCGCGGGCGGCTCGCTGCAGCTGTCGGTGCAGGCCACCACGCCGGAGCTGCTCTCCAAGGCCCAGGAGGAGGTGTCCAACCTGATGCGCCGCCGGCGCGAGGTGGCCCCGCTCGAGCCCAACGACTTCGAGCTGCACACCAACGAGTCGATGACCCAGACCTTCAACAGCCTCTCCCAGGTCATCACCATCGCCAGCTTCGGCGTGTGCCTGTTGTCGCTCGTGGTGGGCGGCATCGGCATCCTCAACATCATGCTGGTGTCGGTGACGGAGCGGACCAAGGAGATCGGCATCCGCAAGGCGCTGGGCGCGCGCAAGGCGCGCATCCTCGGCCAGTTCGCCACCGAGGCGGTGATGATGGCGCTCCTGGGCGGCGCCATCGGCGTGGGGTTGGGCTTCGGGCTGGCCTTCCTCGTGCGCTGGGTGCTGGGCTTCAACACCGTGGTGCCCGCCTGGGCCGTCTTCCTCTCGCTGGGGATGAGCTCCGGCGTGGGGCTCATCTTCGGCATCTACCCCGCGGCTCGCGCCGCGAGGTTGGATCCCGTCGAGGCCATGCGCAGCGAGTAG
- a CDS encoding ABC transporter permease, protein MSRRAVRVDVLEGARIAFFSLSANRMRTVLTTVGIGIGVATLLAIVGIIQGLNSSFDKQLASMGTNSLYVSKFPWVMTGDWWMYRNRKNFTLPQLEQIRAQSSYISGMSPVVNRVGDVAFNGEQVSTVEITGATHEYLSVAAYQLLSGRPLTEADDAVTRPVVVLGSSVVGTLFAGLNPVGRTVRIDGHPFQVVGTLAPKGKLLGNDQDLKVVMPFKTFYSTFGKGRGFSIAISIERPEDMKKAEDQLVGILRRVRATPPGAPDDFSINKPEMMAKTYEQLTGALFGVAVGVGFITLLVGGIGIMNIMLVSVRERTREIGIRRALGARKRTIVLQFLMEASAVSALGGLTGTIVGLGTAKILSLLTPLAADVQWITVVGGVAFAALVGLLFGIWPAARAANLDPVEALRYE, encoded by the coding sequence ATGAGCCGCCGGGCGGTGAGGGTGGACGTGCTCGAGGGGGCGCGCATCGCGTTCTTCTCGCTGAGCGCCAACCGCATGCGCACGGTGCTCACCACGGTGGGCATCGGCATCGGCGTGGCCACGCTGCTCGCCATCGTCGGCATCATCCAGGGGCTCAACAGCTCCTTCGACAAGCAGCTGGCCAGCATGGGCACCAACTCCCTCTACGTCTCCAAGTTCCCCTGGGTGATGACGGGGGACTGGTGGATGTACCGCAACCGCAAGAACTTCACCCTGCCGCAGCTCGAGCAGATCCGCGCGCAGTCCAGCTACATCTCCGGCATGTCGCCCGTGGTGAACCGCGTGGGCGACGTGGCCTTCAACGGCGAGCAGGTGTCCACCGTGGAGATCACCGGCGCCACGCACGAGTACCTGTCCGTCGCCGCCTACCAGTTGCTCTCCGGCCGGCCCCTCACCGAGGCGGATGACGCGGTGACGCGGCCGGTGGTCGTGCTCGGCTCCAGCGTGGTGGGCACGCTCTTCGCCGGGCTCAATCCCGTGGGCCGCACGGTGCGCATCGACGGCCACCCCTTCCAGGTGGTGGGCACGCTCGCGCCCAAGGGCAAGCTGCTGGGCAATGATCAGGACCTCAAGGTGGTCATGCCCTTCAAGACGTTCTACTCCACCTTCGGCAAGGGCCGCGGCTTCAGCATCGCCATCTCCATCGAGCGCCCCGAGGACATGAAGAAGGCGGAGGATCAGCTCGTGGGCATCCTGCGGCGCGTGCGCGCCACGCCCCCGGGCGCCCCGGACGACTTCTCCATCAACAAGCCGGAGATGATGGCCAAGACGTACGAGCAGCTCACCGGAGCGCTCTTCGGCGTGGCGGTGGGGGTGGGCTTCATCACCCTGCTGGTGGGCGGCATCGGCATCATGAACATCATGCTCGTGTCGGTGCGCGAGCGGACGCGGGAGATCGGCATCCGCCGCGCGCTCGGGGCACGCAAGCGCACCATCGTGTTGCAGTTCCTCATGGAGGCCTCGGCCGTGTCCGCGCTCGGGGGGCTGACGGGCACGATCGTGGGCCTGGGCACGGCGAAGATCCTCTCGCTGCTCACCCCCCTGGCCGCGGACGTGCAGTGGATCACCGTGGTGGGCGGCGTGGCGTTCGCCGCGCTGGTGGGTCTGCTGTTCGGCATCTGGCCGGCGGCGCGCGCGGCCAACCTGGATCCCGTGGAAGCGCTTCGCTACGAATGA